The Tamandua tetradactyla isolate mTamTet1 chromosome 13, mTamTet1.pri, whole genome shotgun sequence genome segment CACTGGTAGGGTTTCTCCCCCGTGTGGGTTCTCTGGTGCTGAATGAGGTGGGAGCTCTGACTGAAACACCGGCCACACTCATCACACTGATAGggcttttctccagtgtgaattctctggtgCTGAATGAGATTTGAGCTCTGTTTAAACCTTTCTCCACACTCATCACACTTATAGGGCTTTTCCCCAGTATGGATCCGTCGGTGCTGAATGAGATTAGAACTCTGAAAGAAACTTTTCCCACAATCGGCACATTTGTGGGATTTCTTTCCAGAATGGATTTTCTGGTGTTGGAAAAGAGTTGAACTCTGACTGAAACTCTTTTCACATTGAGTACATTTGTAAGGCTTCTCATCCAAGCTTCTTCTCAGCCTACTCAAGCTTGAATCAAATCGAGCAACCATTCCCCATTTCTGCCGCTGACGCGCTGTTTTGCGCTGGTTCTCATAGGCTTTTCCATTGCTTGAGCTTCGAGAAAAACCTCCTTTAGGTTTTCCTAACTTCATGGTGAAAAGCCAAATTATTCCTACCAGAGTTATTGTCTTCCTTTGAACTAATGTGTCACTTCTTGGGTTGCAGCTCAGAATTTTCTGTGTGGAAGAGAAACAATAGAACAAATTATAGACAAATGAAATATCTGGTAATTATTCAACTTTAATACCTTTTCAACCCAACAAAATTACATATTTAAGTGAAAACTATGCTCAACAGAAAGAGCTGCTGGCAGGACAATGAGCAACTTTGCTGACCCACATGCCAGTGAGGCCAGTGGAAtgatgaaaagcaaaacaaaacattttaagcCTCTGGAAATGGTCCTAAGGACAAACAGCAAATAAATGTCTCTTCAAGAAAATCTGTAAAAATCTGGTAGGAAAGTTGCGAGTCTGTGTTACTTGAATCATGACTGCATGCTCCCTCTCTCCTCTGAGCTTAGCAAGGAAATTCTATTCAGGTTG includes the following:
- the ZNF22 gene encoding zinc finger protein 22; the encoded protein is MKLGKPKGGFSRSSSNGKAYENQRKTARQRQKWGMVARFDSSLSRLRRSLDEKPYKCTQCEKSFSQSSTLFQHQKIHSGKKSHKCADCGKSFFQSSNLIQHRRIHTGEKPYKCDECGERFKQSSNLIQHQRIHTGEKPYQCDECGRCFSQSSHLIQHQRTHTGEKPYQCSECGRCFSQSSHLRQHMKVHKEEKPRKTRGKTSRAKAHLVSSWKAGARRKSVAGLR